In the Leptospira limi genome, one interval contains:
- a CDS encoding SpoIIE family protein phosphatase, with amino-acid sequence MIQILTFVRSLFQAPDGVELRYQRYYVATNSIYVLAGLIHFTFVFFFLLVGALEMAIFNIGSVFWFAFTIWINRKKYLFTSLYLCFSEVFLHALTATYFFGWGAGYQYYMMLFATGIFLLPPGKNILKFGSIVIGCLLFASTYYYSMNYPPIYVWSTNFLTLINVSNIVFSTLFHAGFAYYFTLAANIAEDSLERENKAQTAFFQNISHELRTPLTLISGPSESALNREEGLNPQEVKIIANQGRRLTRLVNQLLDLQKITSGKMEIKTSPILLDEFLSLVSENFNAYVKRKNINFELVLDGNDLIVAADPEQLDKCIFNYLSNAIKFTESGGNIKLQTKEKDGEVIVSVYDTGIGMNEDQMKRLFSRFGISEASLTREQEGTGLGLALVKELVELHGGKVGVESEIGKGSHFYFSLPIIKNVKTTDILSWKEKQFHLFQHEYIPEESKSLISDTEKESPKRFVKLLVVEDNPDLRSYLGSILTRAGYHVLVAKDGEEGLTMILSENPNLVITDLMMPKLSGLDLIKEIRKKEQFHSLPVILLTAKADVTTRKELHSEGADLYLSKPFLESELLSVIRNALRLKQKEFYLQEELARGVKIQKKLLPEPNFDKNQIDVKLEFLPSDGIAGDYYCIQSLENGKTFVLLADVSGHGFSAGMVSTLLHFSLQLPITNKENPAECLSQLNSILFGNTAGLFITAVAVVIDSHEKKFIWSKAGHEDIYFGHQNQITALLGKGKPLSILPEWEGTNFEVPYEVGDKLFLFSDGIFDVRSKDNAMFREKGFVVWLKDHSLWKGDNTLSTLLQSAISHQNSELFEDDVTLLSIQFLK; translated from the coding sequence ATGATCCAGATTTTAACCTTTGTTCGCTCACTCTTCCAAGCACCAGATGGAGTCGAATTGCGATACCAAAGATACTACGTTGCTACAAACTCAATTTATGTTTTAGCAGGTCTTATCCATTTTACTTTTGTCTTTTTTTTTCTTCTCGTTGGTGCTTTGGAGATGGCAATCTTCAACATTGGAAGTGTATTCTGGTTTGCTTTTACAATTTGGATCAATCGAAAAAAATATCTATTTACTTCCTTGTATTTATGTTTTTCTGAGGTGTTTTTACATGCACTAACAGCCACTTATTTTTTTGGATGGGGAGCTGGATACCAATACTACATGATGTTATTTGCAACAGGAATTTTCCTTTTGCCTCCAGGAAAAAACATTCTTAAATTTGGAAGCATAGTGATTGGGTGTCTCTTATTTGCATCCACCTATTATTATTCGATGAATTATCCTCCGATTTATGTATGGAGTACAAATTTTCTCACACTCATCAATGTATCCAATATAGTTTTTTCCACCTTATTCCATGCAGGTTTTGCTTATTATTTTACCTTAGCTGCAAATATCGCCGAAGACTCGTTAGAGAGAGAGAATAAAGCACAAACAGCTTTTTTTCAAAACATTTCACATGAGTTAAGAACACCTCTTACTTTAATTTCTGGACCTTCTGAATCCGCTTTGAATCGTGAGGAAGGATTAAATCCACAGGAAGTCAAAATCATAGCCAACCAAGGAAGAAGATTAACTCGATTGGTAAACCAACTACTTGACCTGCAAAAAATCACTTCTGGGAAGATGGAAATCAAAACATCACCTATACTTCTGGATGAATTTTTATCATTGGTATCAGAAAATTTTAATGCTTATGTCAAAAGAAAGAACATAAACTTTGAACTCGTTTTAGATGGAAATGATCTAATTGTTGCTGCTGATCCAGAACAATTAGACAAATGTATTTTTAATTATCTTTCAAATGCTATCAAGTTCACTGAGTCTGGCGGGAATATCAAATTACAGACAAAAGAGAAGGATGGGGAGGTGATTGTCTCAGTTTACGACACTGGAATTGGGATGAATGAAGATCAAATGAAACGCCTATTTTCCCGTTTTGGTATCAGTGAAGCATCACTTACCAGAGAACAAGAAGGAACAGGACTTGGTTTAGCACTTGTAAAAGAATTAGTGGAACTACATGGAGGCAAAGTTGGAGTAGAAAGTGAAATCGGAAAAGGTTCTCATTTTTATTTTTCATTGCCCATTATAAAAAATGTAAAAACAACTGATATCTTAAGTTGGAAAGAAAAACAATTCCATCTTTTCCAACATGAATACATTCCCGAAGAATCCAAATCACTCATTTCCGATACAGAAAAAGAATCTCCCAAACGATTTGTTAAACTTCTGGTTGTTGAAGACAATCCAGATTTACGATCCTATTTAGGTTCAATCCTCACGAGGGCCGGTTACCATGTCCTCGTTGCAAAAGATGGGGAAGAAGGTTTAACCATGATTTTATCTGAGAATCCAAACCTAGTAATCACTGACCTTATGATGCCAAAACTCAGTGGTCTTGATCTAATAAAAGAAATTCGAAAAAAAGAACAATTCCATTCATTGCCTGTCATCTTATTAACAGCCAAAGCAGATGTAACAACAAGAAAGGAATTACACAGTGAAGGCGCTGACTTATATCTTTCAAAACCTTTTTTAGAATCGGAATTATTAAGTGTGATTCGAAATGCCTTACGATTGAAACAAAAAGAATTCTACTTACAAGAAGAATTAGCACGTGGTGTCAAAATCCAGAAAAAACTATTACCAGAACCAAATTTTGATAAAAACCAAATCGATGTTAAATTAGAATTTTTACCAAGTGATGGAATTGCAGGTGATTATTATTGTATCCAATCCTTAGAAAATGGTAAAACTTTTGTTCTATTAGCAGATGTATCAGGGCATGGATTCTCTGCAGGAATGGTCTCTACCTTATTACATTTTAGCCTACAACTTCCTATTACCAATAAAGAAAACCCTGCCGAATGTTTGTCCCAACTGAATTCAATTTTATTTGGAAACACGGCAGGATTATTCATCACTGCAGTTGCTGTGGTTATTGATTCTCATGAAAAAAAATTCATCTGGTCAAAAGCAGGTCACGAGGACATTTATTTTGGCCATCAAAACCAAATCACTGCCCTCTTAGGAAAAGGGAAACCTCTTTCCATTCTTCCCGAATGGGAGGGAACTAATTTTGAAGTACCATATGAAGTGGGAGACAAACTCTTTTTATTTTCAGATGGAATTTTTGACGTTCGTTCAAAAGATAATGCGATGTTCCGTGAAAAAGGATTTGTTGTATGGTTAAAGGATCACTCCCTTTGGAAAGGGGACAATACACTCAGTACTTTGTTACAATCAGCGATTTCCCATCAAAACTCAGAACTCTTTGAAGACGACGTTACTTTACTTTCCATCCAATTCTTAAAGTAA
- a CDS encoding methyl-accepting chemotaxis protein produces MQTKLKIYFLLSFLAFGILCSLGTFLSLHLMQNFEDQLLIQIGFTLLIITPVSFGIGIVFGNWITSIFMKLESAFKEVGLGNLGIQIPYKQTDIFKDFYHSFHRMILAQSELIQHIKSSASTLSNESIEMKKITSEFAMNLQSQSAATEEVSASIEQISGVATSISNIANENKESMSDLKEKVESLSTAIDETADTVNETLTSIQVIIEKAESGKTSLKLMNDAMENLTSSSTEISRTVDIINKISEQVNMLALNASIEAARAGDAGRGFAVVADEVSKLAERTANAVKSIDHLIKKNQRDVELGRERIDSTTSEIQSIIGTIDVISKHIEEVKNAIISQKNVEGKLFTLAQFVKERSDEIKNAVNEHKTATNEVTVSVSSISEISFKNSEQSEFLADNLNQFSSATEKLISMVNLFKTNVTVSHQNDFVRDTKTHRIEYSSEIGDIYYVPNHHLIEVVWKPNYSDEGYKSILLKALEIIEKWKISKWLADTRQIGLVSKSGQDWVNLEWFPKASNSTLRKMAVVLPESALSAISIEDTTLKTGLVEMKSVPNMEAAWKWLA; encoded by the coding sequence ATGCAAACGAAACTCAAAATATACTTTCTCCTTAGTTTTTTAGCGTTCGGGATATTATGTTCCCTTGGTACTTTTTTATCACTGCATTTGATGCAGAATTTTGAGGATCAATTATTAATCCAAATTGGATTTACTCTTTTAATTATTACGCCTGTTAGTTTTGGAATTGGGATTGTTTTTGGAAATTGGATCACATCCATTTTTATGAAACTAGAATCTGCCTTTAAAGAAGTTGGTTTAGGGAATTTAGGAATCCAGATTCCATATAAACAAACTGATATTTTTAAAGATTTTTATCATAGTTTTCATCGGATGATTTTAGCACAAAGTGAACTAATCCAACACATCAAATCTTCTGCATCAACTCTGTCGAATGAATCAATTGAGATGAAAAAAATTACAAGTGAGTTTGCAATGAATTTGCAATCCCAGTCGGCAGCAACAGAAGAGGTGTCCGCTTCCATTGAGCAAATTTCAGGTGTTGCAACATCCATTTCTAATATTGCAAATGAAAACAAAGAAAGTATGTCTGATCTGAAAGAGAAAGTTGAATCACTGTCAACGGCCATTGATGAAACTGCTGACACCGTGAATGAAACTTTGACTTCCATCCAAGTGATCATTGAAAAAGCAGAATCAGGAAAAACTTCATTGAAGCTCATGAACGATGCAATGGAAAATCTTACATCTAGTTCTACTGAAATTTCTCGTACAGTTGATATCATCAATAAAATTAGTGAACAAGTGAATATGTTGGCATTAAATGCATCTATTGAAGCAGCAAGAGCTGGAGATGCAGGTAGAGGATTTGCTGTTGTTGCAGATGAAGTTTCGAAATTAGCAGAAAGAACTGCAAATGCAGTGAAGAGTATTGATCATTTAATTAAAAAAAATCAAAGGGATGTTGAGTTAGGTAGAGAACGAATTGATTCCACAACTTCAGAGATTCAATCCATCATTGGTACCATTGATGTCATTTCTAAGCATATTGAAGAAGTAAAGAATGCAATCATATCACAAAAGAATGTTGAAGGTAAACTGTTTACTTTAGCTCAATTTGTTAAAGAAAGATCTGATGAGATTAAAAATGCTGTCAATGAACATAAAACAGCAACTAATGAAGTAACGGTGTCTGTATCTTCCATCAGTGAAATTTCATTTAAAAATTCCGAACAAAGTGAGTTTTTAGCTGATAACCTCAATCAATTTAGCAGTGCCACAGAGAAATTGATTTCCATGGTGAATCTTTTTAAAACCAACGTGACTGTTTCTCATCAGAATGATTTTGTTAGGGATACAAAAACACATAGGATAGAATATTCATCTGAAATAGGAGACATTTACTATGTTCCTAATCATCATTTAATTGAAGTTGTTTGGAAACCAAATTACTCGGATGAAGGATACAAATCCATTCTCTTAAAAGCATTGGAAATCATTGAAAAGTGGAAGATATCAAAGTGGTTGGCTGACACAAGACAAATCGGTTTAGTTTCAAAATCAGGACAAGATTGGGTCAACCTCGAATGGTTTCCAAAAGCAAGTAATTCTACACTTCGGAAAATGGCTGTTGTATTACCTGAATCAGCACTGTCTGCCATTTCCATTGAAGACACCACATTAAAAACTGGACTCGTGGAAATGAAGTCAGTTCCCAATATGGAAGCGGCTTGG